The following are encoded together in the Acidobacteriota bacterium genome:
- a CDS encoding CarD family transcriptional regulator → MGEKVVYPNHGVSVVERIAVSAPDGGEKQTYYHLRLLANDSKVMVPEENLDRVGLRRLAKEREIKDLLALIEDGNIDVYKDWKGRYKQNLDKMRTGELTDAAEVLKNLRLVSQKKSLSFREKKMYEKARYFIVSEVLHVREISEESAEELVEKALTTSLDKISKAKAS, encoded by the coding sequence GTGGGTGAGAAGGTCGTGTACCCCAACCACGGGGTCAGTGTAGTAGAGCGAATCGCGGTGAGCGCACCGGATGGCGGTGAGAAGCAGACCTACTACCACCTCCGCCTGCTGGCGAACGACTCCAAGGTGATGGTTCCCGAAGAGAACCTGGACCGCGTCGGCCTGCGACGCCTGGCCAAGGAACGGGAGATCAAGGACCTCCTCGCTCTGATTGAGGACGGCAACATCGACGTCTACAAGGACTGGAAGGGGCGCTACAAGCAGAACCTGGACAAGATGCGGACCGGTGAGTTGACCGATGCTGCCGAGGTCCTCAAGAATCTCCGTCTGGTGAGTCAGAAGAAGAGCCTCTCGTTCCGTGAAAAGAAGATGTACGAGAAAGCCAGGTACTTCATCGTGAGTGAGGTGCTTCACGTCCGTGAAATCAGCGAAGAGAGCGCCGAGGAGCTGGTCGAGAAGGCGCTTACCACCAGCCTGGACAAGATCTCCAAGGCCAAGGCGAGTTGA